In Callospermophilus lateralis isolate mCalLat2 chromosome 19, mCalLat2.hap1, whole genome shotgun sequence, the following are encoded in one genomic region:
- the Qprt gene encoding nicotinate-nucleotide pyrophosphorylase [carboxylating] isoform X2, with protein sequence MDTEGLSLLLPPTTLAALADSWLREDCPGLNFAALVTGAAPSQAALWAKSPGVLAGRPFFDAIFAQLNCQVTWLLPEGSQLVPVVQVAEVRGPAHRLLLGERVALNMLARCSGIASAAATAVKIARDTGWTGHVAGTRKTTPGFRLVEKYGLLVGGAASHRYDLGGMVMVKDNHVVAAGGVEKAVRSARQAVDFALKVEVECSSLQEAVRAAEAGADLVLLDNFKPELNLFIRSSSDCPSSSPKSGASHRTNKELSCKLCSPRAKTETLLQ encoded by the exons gcTTATCTCTGCTGCTGCCCCCAACCACCCTGGCAGCCCTGGCAGACAGCTGGCTCCGAGAAGACTGCCCAGGCCTCAACTTCGCCGCCTTAGTCACTGGGGCCGCCCCGTCGCAGGCAGCTCTGTGGGCCAAATCCCCCGGGGTCCTGGCTGGGCGGCCTTTCTTCGATGCCATCTTTGCCCAACTCAACTGCCAGGTCACTTGGCTCCTCCCCGAGGGATCGCAGCTGGTACCCGTGGTCCAGGTGGCGGAGGTGCGGGGCCCCGCCCACCGCCTGCTCCTGGGGGAGCGGGTGGCCCTTAACATGCTGGCCCGCTGCAGTGGCATTGCCAGCGCTGCCGCCACGGCTGTGAAGATCGCCAGGGACACTGGCTGGACAGGGCACGTGGCGGGCACCAGGAAGACCACGCCAGGCTTCCGGCTGGTGGAGAAGTACGGGCTGCTGGTGGGCGGGGCTGCGTCGCACCGCTACGACCTGGGAGGGATGGTGATGGTGAAGGACAACCACGTGGTGGCCGCCGGTGGTGTGGAGAAG GCAGTCAGGAGCGCCCGGCAGGCAGTCGACTTCGCTCTGAAGGTGGAGGTGGAGTGCAGCAGCCTGCAGGAGGCTGTGCGTGCAGCCGAGGCTGGGGCTGACCTGGTTCTGCTGGACAACTTCAAGCCTGAG CTGAATCTCTTCATCAGATCCTCATCGGACTGCCCAAG TTCTTCACCTAAGTCAggagcctcacacagaaccaataaAGAGCTGTCCTGCAAATTGTGTTCTCCtag GGCCAAGACGGAGACGCTCCTGCAGTGA
- the Qprt gene encoding nicotinate-nucleotide pyrophosphorylase [carboxylating] isoform X3, whose product MDTEGLSLLLPPTTLAALADSWLREDCPGLNFAALVTGAAPSQAALWAKSPGVLAGRPFFDAIFAQLNCQVTWLLPEGSQLVPVVQVAEVRGPAHRLLLGERVALNMLARCSGIASAAATAVKIARDTGWTGHVAGTRKTTPGFRLVEKYGLLVGGAASHRYDLGGMVMVKDNHVVAAGGVEKAVRSARQAVDFALKVEVECSSLQEAVRAAEAGADLVLLDNFKPELNLFIRSSSDCPRAKTETLLQ is encoded by the exons gcTTATCTCTGCTGCTGCCCCCAACCACCCTGGCAGCCCTGGCAGACAGCTGGCTCCGAGAAGACTGCCCAGGCCTCAACTTCGCCGCCTTAGTCACTGGGGCCGCCCCGTCGCAGGCAGCTCTGTGGGCCAAATCCCCCGGGGTCCTGGCTGGGCGGCCTTTCTTCGATGCCATCTTTGCCCAACTCAACTGCCAGGTCACTTGGCTCCTCCCCGAGGGATCGCAGCTGGTACCCGTGGTCCAGGTGGCGGAGGTGCGGGGCCCCGCCCACCGCCTGCTCCTGGGGGAGCGGGTGGCCCTTAACATGCTGGCCCGCTGCAGTGGCATTGCCAGCGCTGCCGCCACGGCTGTGAAGATCGCCAGGGACACTGGCTGGACAGGGCACGTGGCGGGCACCAGGAAGACCACGCCAGGCTTCCGGCTGGTGGAGAAGTACGGGCTGCTGGTGGGCGGGGCTGCGTCGCACCGCTACGACCTGGGAGGGATGGTGATGGTGAAGGACAACCACGTGGTGGCCGCCGGTGGTGTGGAGAAG GCAGTCAGGAGCGCCCGGCAGGCAGTCGACTTCGCTCTGAAGGTGGAGGTGGAGTGCAGCAGCCTGCAGGAGGCTGTGCGTGCAGCCGAGGCTGGGGCTGACCTGGTTCTGCTGGACAACTTCAAGCCTGAG CTGAATCTCTTCATCAGATCCTCATCGGACTGCCCAAG GGCCAAGACGGAGACGCTCCTGCAGTGA
- the Qprt gene encoding nicotinate-nucleotide pyrophosphorylase [carboxylating] isoform X1: protein MDTEGLSLLLPPTTLAALADSWLREDCPGLNFAALVTGAAPSQAALWAKSPGVLAGRPFFDAIFAQLNCQVTWLLPEGSQLVPVVQVAEVRGPAHRLLLGERVALNMLARCSGIASAAATAVKIARDTGWTGHVAGTRKTTPGFRLVEKYGLLVGGAASHRYDLGGMVMVKDNHVVAAGGVEKAVRSARQAVDFALKVEVECSSLQEAVRAAEAGADLVLLDNFKPEELHPIAQALKAQFPRVAVEASGGVTLSNISQFCGPHIDVISLGMLTQAAPALDFSLKLFAEGATPVPHSRRS from the exons gcTTATCTCTGCTGCTGCCCCCAACCACCCTGGCAGCCCTGGCAGACAGCTGGCTCCGAGAAGACTGCCCAGGCCTCAACTTCGCCGCCTTAGTCACTGGGGCCGCCCCGTCGCAGGCAGCTCTGTGGGCCAAATCCCCCGGGGTCCTGGCTGGGCGGCCTTTCTTCGATGCCATCTTTGCCCAACTCAACTGCCAGGTCACTTGGCTCCTCCCCGAGGGATCGCAGCTGGTACCCGTGGTCCAGGTGGCGGAGGTGCGGGGCCCCGCCCACCGCCTGCTCCTGGGGGAGCGGGTGGCCCTTAACATGCTGGCCCGCTGCAGTGGCATTGCCAGCGCTGCCGCCACGGCTGTGAAGATCGCCAGGGACACTGGCTGGACAGGGCACGTGGCGGGCACCAGGAAGACCACGCCAGGCTTCCGGCTGGTGGAGAAGTACGGGCTGCTGGTGGGCGGGGCTGCGTCGCACCGCTACGACCTGGGAGGGATGGTGATGGTGAAGGACAACCACGTGGTGGCCGCCGGTGGTGTGGAGAAG GCAGTCAGGAGCGCCCGGCAGGCAGTCGACTTCGCTCTGAAGGTGGAGGTGGAGTGCAGCAGCCTGCAGGAGGCTGTGCGTGCAGCCGAGGCTGGGGCTGACCTGGTTCTGCTGGACAACTTCAAGCCTGAG GAGCTGCATCCTATAGCCCAGGCACTGAAGGCCCAGTTCCCAAGAGTAGCTGTGGAAGCCAGTGGGGGTGTCACACTGAGCAATATCTCTCAGTTCTGTGGACCCCACATTGATGTCATCTCTTTGGGGATGCTGACCCAGGCTGCCCCGGCCCTTGACTTCTCCCTCAAGTTGTTTGCTGAAGGGGCCACTCCAGTGCCCCATTCCCGCCGTTCCTAA